The Microbacter sp. GSS18 genome has a segment encoding these proteins:
- the argJ gene encoding bifunctional glutamate N-acetyltransferase/amino-acid acetyltransferase ArgJ, which translates to MTVTAPQGFEAAGVVAHLKSTGKPDVAVVVNRGPLHSGAAVFTSNRAKANPILWSEQAVQDGVVEAVVLNSGGANCFTGAFGFQTTHATAEKAAELLGISPGDVLVCSTGLIGTGDEVFRQKVLTGTADAIANLSPEGGQVAAEAIMTTDSVPKTSVYRGDGWTIGGMAKGAGMLAPGLATMLVVITTDAELTAAETDAHLRAATRVSFDRLDSDGCMSTNDQVTLMASGASGVAPDPEEFRAGLTALCTELAVKLQGDAEGASHDITIGVVGAASEDDAVEVGRSVARNNLFKAAIFGNDPNWGRVLAAIGTTQAVFDPYAVDVHINGVRVCSAGGPDRPREEVDLTPRAVSLEIDLKAGTASAVILTNDLTHDYVHENSAYSS; encoded by the coding sequence GTGACCGTGACCGCACCCCAGGGATTCGAGGCGGCGGGAGTCGTCGCGCACCTGAAGTCCACCGGCAAGCCGGACGTCGCGGTCGTCGTCAACCGCGGTCCGCTGCACTCCGGCGCCGCGGTGTTCACGAGCAACCGGGCCAAGGCGAACCCGATCCTGTGGTCCGAGCAGGCCGTGCAGGACGGCGTCGTCGAGGCCGTCGTGCTGAACTCGGGCGGCGCGAACTGCTTCACCGGAGCCTTCGGGTTCCAGACCACGCACGCCACGGCCGAGAAGGCCGCCGAGCTGCTGGGCATCAGCCCCGGCGACGTGCTGGTGTGCTCGACGGGGCTCATCGGCACCGGCGACGAGGTGTTCCGGCAGAAGGTGCTCACCGGCACCGCGGACGCCATCGCGAACCTATCGCCCGAGGGCGGCCAGGTCGCCGCCGAGGCGATCATGACCACCGACTCGGTGCCGAAGACGAGCGTGTACCGCGGCGACGGCTGGACGATCGGCGGCATGGCGAAGGGCGCCGGCATGCTCGCGCCGGGCCTTGCGACGATGCTCGTGGTCATCACGACGGATGCCGAGCTGACCGCGGCCGAGACGGACGCGCACCTGCGCGCGGCGACGCGCGTGAGCTTCGACCGGCTCGATTCCGACGGCTGCATGTCGACGAACGACCAGGTCACGCTCATGGCCAGCGGCGCGTCGGGCGTGGCCCCCGACCCGGAGGAGTTCCGCGCGGGACTGACCGCACTGTGCACCGAGCTCGCCGTCAAGCTGCAGGGCGATGCCGAGGGCGCCAGCCACGACATCACCATCGGCGTCGTGGGCGCCGCGAGCGAGGACGACGCCGTCGAGGTCGGCCGCTCGGTGGCGCGAAACAACCTCTTCAAGGCCGCGATCTTCGGCAACGACCCGAACTGGGGCCGCGTGCTCGCCGCCATCGGCACGACGCAGGCGGTGTTCGACCCCTACGCGGTCGACGTCCACATCAACGGCGTGCGCGTGTGCTCCGCGGGCGGTCCCGACCGCCCGCGCGAGGAGGTCGACCTGACGCCCCGCGCGGTCTCGCTCGAGATCGACCTGAAGGCCGGAACCGCGTCGGCCGTCATCCTCACGAACGACCTCACCCACGACTACGTCCACGAGAACAGCGCGTACTCCTCATGA